The Deltaproteobacteria bacterium genomic sequence GATCAAAGATACAGGGTTAAAGGAACTGTATAACGGCATTGTGCAAATACGTACCGGGGGTATCGCAGAGGATATCGCTTTCTATTTCACCGAATCGGAGCAGATTCCTTCTGCCGTAGGATTGGGGGTATTTGTTGAACCCATGGGGGACATAAGCGCCGCCGGGGGCTTCCTGATTCAAACCCTTCCCCCGTCCGATGAACAAATAGTCGACAAGCTGGTTGCACGTCTTGAGGGCATGCCGCCCGTTACGCAGAACCTGCGCTCCGGTAAGACTCCTGAAGATATGCTGGAGATTATTTTTGAGGGGATTCCCTACCATATTCTGGAAAAGAGGGAACTCGTCCTGAAATGCACGTGCAGTAGGGAAAGGATCGAGCGTGTCCTCATATCCCTCGGGAAAAAAGATATCGCCGACATGATTGCCGCACAAGGCGAGGCAGAGGTGGACTGCGAATTCTGCCGTACAAAGTATCACTTCAACCGGGCTGAGCTTGAACAGCTCCTGCAGGAAATGGGAGAGGTGAGCGAAAACGGTGATCGTTAAGTGCGGATGGACCAGGTGTCAAAAAGGGAGAGATAGCGGAGGATAAAGAACTGGCCATCGGTGGTTTTTACCTTGAAATAGTCTATTTCCGGTCGGGTCGGATCCAGTCCCCCCTCGTACCAGCGATCAACAATCTCTTCCGCTTCCCAGCGGCGTCCCTGATAGGTAAAGGCTACGGGGCGTTCGTTGGCCTTGTAGCCGCTGTAGCATTCAACGTGTATTCGTTCGTCGGGCATATGAGAAATCTTTGAAGGACTTATACCTTACTTGCGGTGCGGTGAAAAGAGAGAACTCACCTGAATCGCACGCGACACTTAAAAGACTATCTTCCGATCGTATTGTGTACGTCACGGTTGTTTCAGAAAATCAAGGACCTTTCTATTTACCATCTCCGCCTGCACAATTGTTAAGTCGTGACCGGCATTGGGAATAATCTCTGCTTTTATCCGGGGCGCCACTCTGTTGAGGCGTTGTATGGCTTTTTGGGCGGAATAGAGCTTTTCGTTCTCACCGACTAAATAAAGTGCAGGCACGGTGATGCCCTGTAATTCGTTATCATTCAGAACCGTCGGATTAACCAGGCGCCTTGGCTTAAAGCACCGCACCGCCATAAACGTATCATCCGCCATTTCTTCTGCTATTATCCGGCCGGCTTCATCTTTGTGTACCAAATCCTCTGCCAGCCAGTGCATAAAACTTCTGGCAAAGGAGCGATGGGGCAAGAAACTGAGAATTGCGCGCATTATCCACACCAGCCGCACGGGTAACACTGTAAAAGCCGGCGCTAATAAGACAATTTTATTGAGCCGGTTTGGAAAGCGGAGCGCGCACAGGCTTGTCAGCCAGCCTCCGTAAGACAGACCCATAAGATTGATAGTGTCTCCAAGCGCAAGAGCGTTAAACGA encodes the following:
- the hslO gene encoding Hsp33 family molecular chaperone HslO yields the protein MKNYIVRVISNTLNVLGLACVTTDLVNEACRLHGTSPTASAALGRALTGGALMASLLKDGQSLALKFEADGPLKKIIVEAESSGAVRGFVGVPDVDVPLKEGKLDVPGALGRNGFLTVIKDTGLKELYNGIVQIRTGGIAEDIAFYFTESEQIPSAVGLGVFVEPMGDISAAGGFLIQTLPPSDEQIVDKLVARLEGMPPVTQNLRSGKTPEDMLEIIFEGIPYHILEKRELVLKCTCSRERIERVLISLGKKDIADMIAAQGEAEVDCEFCRTKYHFNRAELEQLLQEMGEVSENGDR
- a CDS encoding alpha/beta hydrolase — protein: MLPPFHPFRSAEAKEQYLKLYDMRAKKWPVPSESRMGDTSYGQTFVRISGPDGAPPLVLLHGGSGNSLQWIPNIKALSEFYKTYAVDNIYDYGRSVYTRPIKSPDDFVNWLDESFNALALGDTINLMGLSYGGWLTSLCALRFPNRLNKIVLLAPAFTVLPVRLVWIMRAILSFLPHRSFARSFMHWLAEDLVHKDEAGRIIAEEMADDTFMAVRCFKPRRLVNPTVLNDNELQGITVPALYLVGENEKLYSAQKAIQRLNRVAPRIKAEIIPNAGHDLTIVQAEMVNRKVLDFLKQP